Proteins co-encoded in one Oculatellaceae cyanobacterium genomic window:
- a CDS encoding phosphodiester glycosidase family protein, translating to MNCLKKLFHKTLYVISLVTLVSCSGDSEAIQQKAKSIEQTAKEIINAKSIRNDSTNQQPDCSWQNIKFTISNNQGNNDEQGGNNVIIFNPKSKELDFKVSLGLNHKIYAKDLQGKLLKQYIPKSFSEIIDDENAQLDGKKPIAAINADYIDPEHKPQGLNVSRGVEYSGIFKNKRSSFGISGGKPETRKATIQIGKRKTPILNYNLVGGNGRFYQQGKFKDICKDLGEYACSQETSRSLVAITEKGYVILLVNNANNEQTLYPSMFDDVLTGISRNYCLGKIQEGMLFDGGWSTGLYFDNRIYVENFNPIGSVFLIYKK from the coding sequence ATGAATTGCTTAAAAAAATTATTCCATAAAACTCTATATGTAATTAGTCTAGTTACTTTAGTTTCTTGCTCCGGGGATTCTGAGGCAATACAACAAAAAGCAAAATCTATTGAACAAACTGCTAAGGAAATTATTAACGCAAAAAGTATTAGGAATGACTCGACGAACCAGCAGCCTGATTGCTCCTGGCAAAATATCAAGTTTACTATAAGTAACAATCAAGGCAATAATGATGAACAAGGTGGAAATAATGTAATTATTTTTAATCCTAAGTCTAAAGAGCTGGATTTTAAAGTTAGCTTGGGCTTAAATCATAAAATTTATGCTAAAGATTTACAGGGTAAATTGCTAAAACAATATATCCCTAAAAGTTTTTCGGAAATTATAGATGATGAAAATGCACAACTAGATGGAAAAAAGCCCATTGCAGCAATTAACGCAGATTATATAGATCCTGAACATAAGCCACAAGGTTTAAATGTTTCGCGGGGAGTAGAATATTCAGGAATTTTCAAAAATAAGCGATCTTCTTTTGGTATTTCAGGCGGTAAACCTGAAACGCGCAAAGCTACTATTCAAATTGGTAAAAGAAAAACTCCGATTTTAAATTACAACCTTGTTGGAGGTAATGGTCGGTTTTATCAACAAGGAAAGTTTAAAGATATTTGTAAGGATTTGGGAGAATATGCCTGTTCTCAAGAAACCAGCCGTTCTTTAGTAGCTATTACTGAAAAGGGATATGTAATTTTGTTAGTAAATAATGCTAATAATGAGCAAACTCTTTATCCATCTATGTTTGATGATGTGCTGACAGGTATCTCTAGAAATTACTGCTTAGGTAAGATTCAGGAAGGAATGCTGTTTGATGGAGGTTGGTCTACAGGTTTGTACTTTGATAACAGGATTTATGTTGAAAATTTTAATCCTATTGGCTCAGTATTTTTGATTTATAAAAAATAA